The following are from one region of the Leptospiraceae bacterium genome:
- a CDS encoding carbonic anhydrase, with product MLEKIKYDFPASIVVFLVALPLCLGVALASGAPLLSGLISGIIGGIIVGLLSSSHTSVSGPAAGLTAVVLSSISQLGSFEVFLTSLFLAGIFQLLFGVFRGGFISSYIPSNVIKGLLAAIGIILILKQIPHAVGFDIDAEDDFTFLQPDGENTFSELLKVVNFILPGALIISSFSIVILYLWEKTPLRKFRFLPSSLFVVLFGVGFNQLFIELFPFLTIEQTHLVNIPKVNFTELNNVLKRPDFSQIWDHKVWIVAGTIAVIASLETLLNLEAVDNIDPQKRYSPPNRELIAQGVGNMLAGIIGGIPVTSVIVRSSLNIQSGNRTKASTILHGMLLLLSFFSIAPILNLIPLSSLAAILMYTGYKLVKVSIFKEMYSKGKNQFFPFIATIIAIVFTDLLIGILIGLTISILFILRNNYKNPFTIEKKQLHVGETLRLELSNQATFLNKATIKNTLWNVPDDSKVIIDATYCDYIDHDILEVIFDFRNTAAPKKNIQVNVIGIRDKYQLTDNIQFVNVLDKEGQGKLTPDEILQILKEGNKRFVEGYRTEKYYKHQVNATSDGQFPMAVVISCIDSRTSPEIIFDSGLGDLVSIRIAGNIINDEILGSIEIACDKLGAKLIVVMGHSKCGAIKLAASSNHSGKIGSITDKIDVAISQCDRQTQASYDDFIDTISWLNVHNSVTEIIKKSEYIHERADDGKLKLVAAFYDIETGKIRFER from the coding sequence ATGCTTGAAAAAATTAAATACGATTTTCCGGCAAGTATAGTAGTATTTCTTGTCGCTCTTCCTCTTTGCCTGGGCGTTGCTCTTGCCTCTGGTGCGCCCTTACTCTCAGGCTTAATTTCTGGAATCATCGGGGGAATTATCGTTGGACTTCTCAGTTCTTCTCATACAAGCGTCAGCGGTCCTGCTGCGGGTCTTACTGCAGTAGTCTTAAGCTCGATCAGTCAACTTGGAAGTTTTGAAGTGTTTCTTACTTCTTTGTTCTTAGCAGGAATCTTTCAACTTCTATTTGGCGTTTTTCGAGGGGGTTTCATTTCTTCTTATATTCCGTCTAACGTTATCAAAGGTCTATTAGCTGCTATAGGTATCATTTTAATATTAAAACAAATTCCTCATGCTGTTGGGTTTGATATTGATGCCGAGGACGATTTCACATTCCTACAACCAGACGGAGAAAATACTTTTTCTGAATTGCTCAAAGTGGTTAATTTTATTTTGCCTGGAGCGCTTATCATTAGTTCCTTTTCGATCGTGATATTATATCTTTGGGAAAAAACTCCTCTACGCAAGTTTAGATTTCTTCCCTCTTCCTTATTCGTTGTTTTGTTTGGAGTAGGTTTTAATCAATTATTTATTGAACTTTTCCCATTTCTTACCATTGAACAAACACATCTTGTTAATATCCCAAAAGTAAATTTCACCGAGCTAAATAATGTTTTAAAGCGACCAGATTTTTCGCAAATATGGGATCACAAAGTATGGATCGTTGCCGGCACAATCGCAGTGATTGCTTCTTTAGAAACTCTTTTAAATCTAGAAGCAGTAGACAATATTGATCCACAAAAAAGATACTCTCCTCCAAATAGGGAACTCATTGCGCAAGGCGTTGGAAATATGCTAGCGGGGATAATAGGTGGTATTCCCGTTACATCTGTGATAGTCAGGAGTTCTCTCAATATTCAATCAGGAAACAGAACCAAAGCTTCGACTATTCTTCATGGAATGCTCTTATTACTAAGCTTTTTTTCCATTGCACCAATTCTAAATCTGATTCCACTTTCTTCGCTTGCGGCTATTCTGATGTATACTGGATACAAGCTCGTTAAAGTTTCTATTTTTAAAGAAATGTATTCTAAGGGAAAAAATCAATTCTTCCCTTTCATTGCTACGATCATTGCGATTGTCTTTACAGATTTATTGATTGGAATTTTGATCGGGCTAACAATTAGTATTCTCTTTATCCTCCGAAATAATTACAAGAATCCATTTACCATTGAAAAAAAACAACTCCATGTTGGAGAAACCCTTCGCTTAGAATTATCCAACCAGGCAACTTTTTTAAATAAAGCGACTATTAAGAATACTCTTTGGAATGTTCCCGATGATTCAAAAGTGATAATTGACGCGACTTACTGCGATTATATAGATCATGATATTTTAGAAGTGATTTTTGATTTTAGGAATACAGCCGCTCCCAAAAAAAATATTCAGGTCAATGTAATTGGAATTAGAGACAAATATCAATTAACCGATAACATTCAATTTGTAAATGTTTTGGATAAGGAAGGGCAAGGTAAATTAACTCCTGATGAGATATTGCAAATCTTAAAAGAGGGAAACAAGCGTTTTGTTGAAGGTTATAGAACGGAAAAGTATTATAAACATCAAGTAAATGCTACTTCTGATGGACAATTCCCGATGGCAGTTGTAATTAGCTGTATTGATTCAAGGACTTCTCCGGAAATTATTTTTGATTCGGGACTCGGAGATTTAGTTTCCATTCGAATTGCAGGTAATATTATCAATGATGAAATACTCGGCAGTATCGAAATCGCCTGTGATAAATTAGGAGCAAAGCTTATTGTAGTCATGGGTCACTCAAAGTGTGGAGCAATCAAATTAGCCGCTAGTTCCAATCATTCAGGAAAAATTGGAAGTATAACGGATAAAATAGATGTCGCCATTTCTCAGTGTGATAGACAGACACAGGCATCCTACGATGATTTCATTGATACTATTTCTTGGCTCAATGTTCACAATTCGGTCACAGAAATAATCAAAAAGAGCGAGTATATCCATGAGCGCGCAGATGACGGCAAGTTAAAATTAGTCGCTGCCTTTTATGATATCGAAACTGGTAAGATTCGATTTGAGAGATGA
- a CDS encoding ATP-binding cassette domain-containing protein encodes MNTSILSCKNLSYTIGYKKIFKNISFEIFASDFTLLTGENGSGKTSLLKLILQSSRKKEFSWEKNLLADKEQNLISYLGHENGLYSSLSLRENLTFFNRILKHPMPESRMNTLLDLFHLTKRLEDPVSTFSEGMKKKSGIIRALLARPALLLLDEPLNGLDVESTQAFLKVLNTEFADTSILLVAHEIDKISPFVKRRLHIYKGELNHV; translated from the coding sequence ATGAATACTTCCATTCTCAGTTGTAAAAATCTCTCTTATACTATCGGTTATAAGAAAATTTTCAAAAATATCTCTTTCGAAATTTTTGCCTCTGATTTTACTCTTTTAACTGGCGAAAATGGCAGTGGTAAGACTAGTCTCTTAAAACTCATCTTGCAATCCTCTCGTAAAAAAGAATTTAGCTGGGAAAAAAATCTTTTAGCAGATAAAGAGCAGAATTTGATTTCTTATCTAGGTCATGAAAATGGACTTTATAGCTCTCTCAGTCTACGTGAGAACCTAACGTTTTTTAATCGGATTCTAAAGCATCCAATGCCAGAATCTAGGATGAATACTTTGCTTGATTTATTTCATTTAACAAAACGATTAGAAGACCCTGTCTCTACTTTTTCGGAAGGAATGAAAAAAAAATCCGGAATCATTCGTGCTCTCCTTGCACGTCCTGCTCTTCTGTTATTAGATGAACCGTTAAACGGTTTAGACGTAGAATCTACTCAAGCATTTTTGAAAGTCTTGAATACCGAGTTTGCGGATACTTCCATTTTGCTTGTTGCTCATGAGATCGATAAGATTTCTCCTTTTGTAAAACGCAGACTTCATATCTATAAAGGCGAGCTAAATCATGTTTAA
- a CDS encoding heme exporter protein CcmB, protein MFKYLLLKEFQLIGRAKNGLLSLISLLMAFLFIFHYSLENSGKLDINSIVGLKWAGIFLLAFILISQVTYEERESGAYRITRLYIPSHLEFLAKSFVLFFLLFLVEIFLLLLLFLFFENLHFASENLLGQFLYFIPGTLSLSFLGVTLSQMSFATRLKEVVLPILLIPLSIPVLIAGMEAERKYFSKGEVSTSSLIVLFAFSVLYLSLGLLLREVGED, encoded by the coding sequence ATGTTTAAGTATTTACTCCTAAAAGAATTTCAATTGATAGGACGAGCCAAAAACGGGTTACTATCTCTTATATCCTTACTCATGGCATTTTTATTTATCTTTCATTATTCACTGGAAAATTCAGGTAAGTTAGATATAAATTCAATCGTTGGTCTTAAGTGGGCTGGTATATTCTTGTTAGCCTTCATTTTAATTTCACAAGTGACTTACGAAGAGAGAGAGTCGGGCGCCTATCGCATCACTCGTCTTTATATTCCATCTCATCTAGAATTTCTAGCAAAATCTTTTGTGTTATTTTTTTTACTCTTTCTTGTGGAAATATTTTTACTTCTTCTTTTATTCTTGTTCTTTGAGAATCTTCATTTCGCTTCGGAGAATTTGCTCGGTCAGTTTTTATATTTTATTCCAGGAACACTTTCTCTTTCCTTTCTCGGAGTGACTCTTTCGCAAATGAGTTTTGCTACAAGGCTTAAAGAAGTTGTGCTTCCTATTTTACTCATTCCACTTTCCATTCCTGTTTTAATTGCCGGCATGGAAGCAGAGCGAAAGTATTTTTCGAAAGGAGAAGTGAGCACTTCTTCTCTCATCGTTCTATTCGCTTTTTCGGTTTTGTATTTATCACTTGGACTATTACTACGCGAGGTAGGAGAAGATTAA
- the ccsA gene encoding cytochrome c biogenesis protein CcsA, whose amino-acid sequence MNNRTIQLYPMWLDYFLFALLLGILPIAVLLSLYYPNVILEQGLSHRIFYFHVSVAWVALYAPAFSSIFGILYIIRRDPNWDTLSYSMSKLSLIFSVMVLFSGPIWAYSAWGTPWDWTDARLQSFFILVVSLLSYFVFRSLITDLNKKAMYSSFLSVLCALNALLTWGAIRWVENPGNHPGSVLGKGGMDRDMKETFWINVLAYHILFLVLFLVIYRKDKLDAKLVQVREEME is encoded by the coding sequence ATGAACAATAGAACAATTCAACTTTATCCGATGTGGCTGGATTATTTCTTATTTGCGTTGCTACTGGGAATATTGCCGATTGCGGTTTTACTTTCTCTTTATTATCCGAATGTTATCTTAGAGCAGGGATTGTCTCACAGAATATTTTATTTTCATGTTTCGGTTGCATGGGTCGCTCTTTATGCACCTGCTTTCTCTTCGATTTTCGGGATACTCTATATTATCCGTCGAGACCCAAATTGGGACACACTTTCCTATAGCATGAGTAAACTCTCTCTTATTTTTTCTGTGATGGTATTATTTTCTGGACCTATCTGGGCTTACAGTGCCTGGGGGACTCCGTGGGATTGGACAGATGCTAGACTTCAATCTTTCTTTATACTTGTAGTAAGTCTTTTATCCTATTTTGTTTTTAGAAGTTTAATTACTGACTTGAATAAGAAGGCTATGTATTCTTCTTTTCTTAGCGTCTTATGCGCGTTAAACGCCCTTCTTACCTGGGGAGCAATTCGTTGGGTAGAAAATCCTGGCAATCATCCTGGCTCAGTTCTAGGAAAAGGTGGAATGGATAGAGATATGAAGGAAACGTTTTGGATCAATGTTTTAGCCTATCATATTCTCTTTTTAGTTTTATTTTTAGTGATTTATCGTAAAGATAAATTAGATGCAAAGTTAGTGCAGGTTAGAGAGGAAATGGAATAA
- a CDS encoding phosphoribosylaminoimidazolesuccinocarboxamide synthase, protein MKVAYKGKVRDVYDLGEYLILSSTDRISAFDCVFEETVPDKGKILNYISLLWFDFFKDIPNQIVETDYTKYPGIYNSQEELKDRSVLVKKCKRIDYECVVRGYLSGSAYKEYKSTGQIAGVAVSRNYAESEELSEPLFTPAVKNDSGHDENISEAELKNRVGVELFQKLKDYSLTLYTKGRDKVKTEGLILCDTKFEFGFDNEKVILIDELLTPDSSRYWDINTYATGISPPSYDKQILRNYLEKIEWNKNPPPPKLPDSIIKELLSKYKELQEKITKCLSEK, encoded by the coding sequence ATGAAAGTAGCTTATAAAGGAAAAGTAAGAGATGTATATGATTTAGGGGAATATTTGATATTATCCTCTACCGATAGAATTTCTGCGTTTGATTGTGTGTTTGAAGAGACAGTGCCTGATAAAGGGAAAATTTTAAACTATATTTCCCTGCTCTGGTTTGATTTCTTTAAAGACATTCCAAATCAAATCGTAGAAACGGATTACACTAAGTATCCTGGAATCTACAATTCGCAGGAAGAATTAAAAGATAGATCAGTGCTTGTTAAAAAATGCAAGCGTATTGACTATGAATGTGTAGTGCGTGGATATCTTTCCGGCTCTGCCTATAAAGAATATAAGTCAACCGGACAAATCGCAGGAGTAGCGGTTAGTCGAAATTATGCGGAGTCAGAAGAATTATCCGAGCCACTCTTCACTCCGGCTGTTAAGAATGATTCCGGTCATGATGAAAACATAAGCGAAGCGGAATTAAAAAATAGAGTAGGTGTTGAATTATTTCAAAAGCTAAAAGACTATTCTCTCACGCTCTATACAAAAGGGCGAGATAAAGTCAAAACGGAAGGGTTGATTCTTTGTGATACCAAATTTGAGTTTGGATTTGATAATGAGAAAGTTATTTTAATCGACGAGCTCCTCACTCCAGACTCTTCTCGCTATTGGGATATCAATACCTATGCGACAGGAATTTCTCCTCCTAGCTATGACAAACAAATCCTCAGAAATTATTTGGAAAAAATTGAATGGAATAAAAATCCACCTCCACCTAAGTTGCCAGATAGTATTATAAAAGAACTTTTATCTAAATATAAAGAATTACAGGAAAAGATTACAAAATGTTTATCGGAAAAGTAA
- the purS gene encoding phosphoribosylformylglycinamidine synthase subunit PurS: MFIGKVNITLKESVLDPQGTTVKKVLHDMGEDMVADLRIGKYIELKLNSKDIETARQDADRLCKKLLVNGVIETYALEVLPV, encoded by the coding sequence ATGTTTATCGGAAAAGTAAATATCACTCTCAAAGAATCCGTCTTAGATCCACAGGGAACTACTGTTAAAAAAGTACTACACGATATGGGCGAAGACATGGTTGCCGATCTTAGAATCGGAAAATACATCGAGCTAAAATTAAACTCGAAAGACATTGAAACCGCAAGACAAGATGCAGATAGACTCTGCAAGAAATTACTCGTAAATGGAGTAATTGAGACTTATGCGCTCGAGGTTCTGCCTGTATGA
- the purQ gene encoding phosphoribosylformylglycinamidine synthase subunit PurQ — translation MRTAVIRFPGSNCDRDIADILTQEYKHQVSFIWHKESFEKHYDLVVIPGGFSYGDYLRCGALARFSPAMVSLKDHIDSGRLVLGICNGFQILVESGLLPGALTRNKTLKHICKNVNLKVGSKGNPLTKKISPDQILDIPISHGEGSYFADADTLKQLADEDRVLFRYAGENPNGSLDDIAGVTSKDFRIAGLMPHPERAVEEISGSTDGRIIFDSFFQIL, via the coding sequence ATGAGAACAGCCGTTATCCGCTTCCCAGGCTCTAATTGTGACCGTGACATCGCAGATATTCTTACACAAGAATACAAGCACCAAGTTAGTTTCATTTGGCACAAAGAAAGTTTTGAAAAACACTATGACCTTGTTGTAATTCCGGGTGGATTTTCTTACGGAGATTATTTACGTTGTGGCGCGCTCGCTCGCTTTTCTCCTGCGATGGTTTCTCTCAAAGACCATATTGATTCAGGAAGATTAGTCCTCGGTATTTGCAATGGATTTCAGATATTAGTTGAATCTGGATTACTTCCAGGAGCGTTAACTCGTAATAAGACGCTCAAGCATATTTGTAAAAATGTAAACTTAAAAGTTGGCTCAAAAGGAAATCCTTTGACAAAGAAAATTTCTCCTGATCAGATTTTGGATATTCCAATTTCTCATGGCGAGGGTTCTTACTTTGCGGATGCAGATACACTTAAGCAATTGGCGGATGAAGATAGAGTCTTATTTCGCTATGCTGGTGAAAATCCAAATGGATCTTTAGATGATATTGCAGGTGTCACATCGAAGGATTTTAGAATTGCCGGTCTCATGCCTCACCCTGAAAGAGCAGTAGAAGAAATTTCGGGAAGCACAGATGGTAGAATCATTTTTGATTCTTTCTTTCAAATCTTATAA
- a CDS encoding App1 family protein, translating to MFYFVSASPWQMYSILSDYFLKEKFPESIYAMKYFRIKDSDFFNLFEKPEVYKTQTIEPFLQEWKTVKFILVGDSGEKDPEAYAKLALKYPERITKIYIRKAYEENLEARIDSVFKNISTDKYLFFQDPSEIK from the coding sequence ATGTTTTATTTTGTAAGTGCAAGTCCCTGGCAGATGTATTCGATTCTTTCTGATTATTTTTTAAAAGAAAAATTTCCTGAGTCGATTTATGCGATGAAGTATTTTAGAATAAAAGATTCTGATTTCTTTAATCTATTTGAGAAGCCCGAAGTGTATAAAACACAAACGATAGAACCATTTCTACAAGAATGGAAAACGGTAAAATTTATTTTAGTAGGAGACTCAGGTGAAAAAGATCCAGAAGCCTACGCGAAGCTTGCTTTAAAATATCCCGAGCGGATAACAAAGATTTACATAAGAAAAGCTTATGAAGAAAATTTAGAAGCAAGGATTGATTCTGTATTTAAAAATATTTCTACCGACAAATACTTATTCTTTCAAGATCCAAGTGAAATTAAATAA
- a CDS encoding flagellin produces the protein MIINHNVSAINSHRVLKFNNEALNKDVEKLSSGMRINRAGDDASGLAVSEKMRTQVNGLRRAEMNAEDGISLIQTTEGWLQETQEIVQRIRVLAVQAANGIYTEEDRQQIQVEVSQLVDEIDRIASQAEFNKMKLMTGAFSRLNPSASMWFHIGANMHQRERVYIETMTTAALGLRNPTVLTFISLSTLSKANSVIGLADDALKMISKQRADLGAYQNRLEHAAKGLMNGYENIQAAESRIRDTDMAEQMTSLTRYQILTQAGTAMLAQANQKSQNVLQLLR, from the coding sequence ATGATTATTAACCATAACGTATCTGCGATTAACTCGCACAGAGTATTAAAATTCAACAACGAAGCACTGAACAAAGACGTTGAAAAACTTTCTTCAGGCATGAGAATCAACAGAGCCGGTGATGATGCTTCCGGACTTGCAGTATCAGAAAAAATGAGAACCCAAGTTAACGGACTCAGACGTGCAGAAATGAACGCTGAAGATGGTATCTCCCTCATTCAAACAACTGAGGGTTGGTTACAAGAAACTCAAGAAATCGTTCAAAGAATTCGCGTACTAGCTGTTCAAGCGGCTAACGGTATTTATACCGAAGAAGACAGACAGCAAATCCAAGTTGAGGTTTCTCAACTAGTTGATGAAATTGATAGAATTGCTTCTCAAGCTGAGTTTAATAAAATGAAACTTATGACTGGAGCTTTTTCAAGACTCAATCCATCTGCAAGTATGTGGTTCCATATTGGGGCTAACATGCACCAAAGAGAAAGAGTATATATCGAAACAATGACAACTGCAGCTTTAGGTTTAAGAAACCCAACTGTATTGACATTCATTTCTCTTTCAACACTTAGTAAAGCAAACTCTGTTATCGGTCTAGCTGATGATGCTCTTAAAATGATTTCTAAACAAAGAGCTGACCTCGGTGCTTACCAAAACAGATTAGAGCACGCTGCTAAAGGCTTAATGAATGGTTACGAAAACATTCAAGCTGCTGAATCTAGAATTAGAGATACTGATATGGCTGAGCAAATGACTAGCCTTACCAGATACCAAATCTTGACTCAAGCTGGAACGGCGATGTTAGCTCAGGCTAACCAAAAGTCTCAAAACGTTTTGCAACTTCTAAGATAG
- a CDS encoding DUF1564 family protein: MIVFQNSKEFVRKKINEEDATVSTLLIPDHLMVDFISKLKKYNGNVSPYLRSLLRRFRSVTHTGILPDPKKIKTEYQLENLKLRKVNFRPRNSEWVELGELALAFGKSRCWMFVHLLQLDLLGMWRILVESKLHKVVPTLPSLELKVSLRFQKIKDYFSRLFYVRV; the protein is encoded by the coding sequence ATGATCGTATTTCAAAATTCAAAAGAATTTGTCCGAAAAAAAATAAATGAAGAAGATGCAACCGTCTCTACTCTTCTAATTCCTGACCATCTTATGGTTGATTTTATTTCTAAACTAAAAAAATACAACGGAAACGTTAGCCCCTACCTTCGAAGCCTTCTACGCAGATTTCGGAGTGTTACCCACACTGGTATTCTTCCCGATCCTAAAAAAATTAAAACTGAATACCAATTGGAAAATCTGAAGTTGCGAAAGGTTAACTTTCGTCCCCGTAATTCAGAATGGGTCGAGCTTGGGGAACTTGCTTTAGCTTTTGGTAAATCTCGCTGCTGGATGTTTGTACATTTACTACAACTTGACCTACTTGGGATGTGGCGCATTTTAGTAGAATCTAAATTGCACAAAGTAGTTCCTACGCTCCCCAGTCTAGAACTAAAAGTTTCACTTAGATTTCAAAAAATAAAGGATTATTTTTCACGACTATTCTATGTTCGAGTATAG
- a CDS encoding acyl-CoA dehydrogenase family protein yields the protein MISNNYFTDDEDLQIVFNHLIDWKSIVEGAEGNDFYDHKHFLKTKNPRYEMAPSNFEEALELYKSCLDSLGEFFGKEVSQVAQAMDRNHLKYENGKVIFPKETIEIYEKFRNTGLMAYAISREAGGLGLPATIGALFAMIMTRGDVSLCMTTTLLNLAQIVSRFGTSAQNEEYASKAATGESLFAMALTEPDFGSDLNNVRTVATKQEDGSYRITGTKRFISQGCGLGDHPSLLLTLARAGKQNGARGLSVFLVKSTDIEVAGIEKKMGIHASPTCEIVYDNSYAEILGEEGLGLTRYTAGMTNFMRLASAAGGPGGGAGVLAECKKYASERIQFGKPIGEIPAVAEMIHKIQRETNAMRLLTLETSRVIDLYQHHQIRMEKEGKDDREIRKDERIKNFSSLASLLTPIAKYYCSEEGHKCANIAVQIHGGAGYTEDYDVSRFFRDSRINTIYEGTSQIHVRIATGAILAGMSEEGNFRKYLNSIKVEINFPSKFIDEQWQTLEAAIQSFRSFDSDKTKERLAENLMIITARYLSSLLYERALLKLKNTNALERWTKDCKAYVIDSTAIARACIYRIENF from the coding sequence ATGATTTCAAATAACTATTTCACTGACGATGAGGATTTACAGATTGTATTCAATCATTTAATTGATTGGAAGTCGATTGTGGAAGGAGCTGAGGGAAATGATTTTTACGACCATAAGCATTTCTTAAAAACAAAAAATCCTAGATACGAAATGGCTCCTTCTAATTTTGAAGAAGCATTGGAGTTATATAAATCCTGCCTTGATTCACTGGGAGAATTTTTCGGAAAAGAGGTTTCCCAGGTAGCACAAGCCATGGATAGAAATCATCTGAAATATGAAAATGGAAAAGTAATTTTTCCGAAAGAAACAATTGAAATTTATGAGAAATTTAGAAATACGGGGCTAATGGCATACGCTATATCTAGAGAAGCCGGTGGTCTTGGTCTTCCTGCTACTATAGGTGCTCTTTTTGCTATGATTATGACTAGAGGAGATGTATCTCTTTGTATGACTACTACTCTTTTAAACCTGGCTCAAATTGTTTCTCGCTTTGGAACAAGTGCGCAAAATGAAGAGTATGCGTCTAAGGCGGCTACAGGCGAATCTTTATTTGCAATGGCACTCACAGAGCCTGACTTTGGCTCTGATCTGAATAATGTGCGAACGGTTGCAACAAAACAAGAAGATGGAAGTTACCGGATAACAGGAACTAAACGCTTTATTTCGCAGGGGTGTGGTCTGGGAGATCACCCTTCTCTACTTCTTACTTTAGCTAGAGCTGGAAAACAAAATGGCGCAAGAGGTTTATCTGTATTTTTAGTTAAAAGCACTGACATTGAAGTAGCGGGAATTGAAAAGAAGATGGGCATACACGCGTCACCCACTTGTGAAATTGTATACGATAATTCTTATGCAGAAATTTTAGGAGAAGAAGGCTTAGGTCTCACACGTTATACGGCAGGGATGACTAACTTTATGCGTCTTGCAAGTGCAGCGGGTGGTCCCGGTGGTGGAGCGGGCGTATTGGCTGAATGTAAAAAATATGCTAGTGAAAGAATTCAATTTGGAAAACCAATCGGGGAAATTCCAGCTGTCGCCGAAATGATTCACAAAATTCAAAGAGAAACAAACGCGATGCGACTTCTCACCTTAGAGACATCGCGGGTAATCGATCTTTACCAACATCATCAGATTCGAATGGAGAAAGAAGGAAAAGACGATAGGGAAATAAGAAAAGACGAACGAATTAAAAATTTTAGTAGCCTGGCTTCCCTTCTTACGCCTATCGCAAAATACTACTGCTCGGAAGAAGGTCATAAATGTGCAAACATCGCAGTGCAAATTCATGGAGGAGCTGGATACACAGAAGACTATGATGTGTCTAGGTTTTTTAGAGATTCCAGAATCAATACTATCTATGAAGGCACAAGTCAAATCCATGTAAGGATTGCGACAGGCGCTATACTCGCAGGAATGAGCGAAGAAGGAAATTTCAGAAAGTACCTGAACTCGATCAAAGTAGAGATCAATTTCCCTTCAAAGTTTATTGATGAGCAATGGCAGACACTAGAAGCGGCTATTCAAAGTTTCCGCTCTTTTGATTCTGATAAAACAAAAGAAAGACTCGCTGAAAATCTAATGATTATAACTGCACGCTATCTTTCTAGCTTACTTTATGAGCGGGCTTTACTAAAATTAAAAAATACGAATGCTTTGGAAAGATGGACGAAGGACTGTAAAGCGTATGTGATTGATAGCACTGCAATTGCCAGGGCTTGTATTTATAGGATTGAGAATTTTTGA
- a CDS encoding TetR/AcrR family transcriptional regulator has product MVASKKKSKKKQLKVGRPLKKNGLTVREDLILAGTELLKTTSLEKLSLRQVASKAGVSHVATYHHFENKNALLAAIAEFGFQKYFASYQEELKRTNNDFLGRYRALGWTYVQFILNNQQFARIMFGGVGVDLKLHPTLAAVSRRTYKQLHEIIRMGQRLGVIGEGNARDKTLASWAMIHGIAMLFLEGRIKPKNNLKEMEELIQSVTEYAYLGMKV; this is encoded by the coding sequence ATGGTAGCTAGTAAGAAAAAATCTAAAAAGAAGCAATTAAAAGTAGGTAGACCTTTAAAGAAAAATGGACTTACTGTAAGAGAAGATTTAATTTTAGCAGGCACTGAACTTTTAAAGACTACTTCCTTGGAAAAACTTTCTCTAAGACAAGTCGCCTCGAAGGCAGGTGTCAGTCATGTCGCTACCTACCATCATTTTGAAAATAAAAATGCTTTGCTTGCTGCCATTGCCGAATTTGGTTTTCAAAAATACTTTGCTAGTTACCAGGAAGAATTAAAAAGAACGAACAATGATTTTCTCGGTAGATACCGTGCTCTTGGCTGGACGTATGTGCAATTTATTTTAAACAACCAACAATTTGCCCGTATCATGTTTGGTGGTGTCGGCGTTGATTTAAAACTCCATCCAACGTTAGCCGCAGTCTCTCGTCGCACCTATAAGCAGCTACATGAAATTATCCGCATGGGACAACGCCTCGGTGTAATCGGAGAAGGCAACGCAAGAGACAAGACATTAGCCTCCTGGGCAATGATCCACGGAATCGCAATGCTATTTCTAGAGGGCAGAATTAAACCCAAAAACAATCTAAAAGAAATGGAAGAGTTAATTCAGTCGGTCACGGAATACGCTTACTTGGGGATGAAAGTTTAG